The stretch of DNA AATCACTGGTGCCCGGCACCGACATCTATTACGAGTACTCGCCCGAGAGCTACACCGGCACCGAACTCGCATTTGCCGTTGATATCTGCAACCAGGTCGTCGAAGTCTTCGAGCCGACGCCCGAGCGCAAGGTCATCATCAACCTGCCGTCGACGGTTGAAATGTCGACCCCGAATATCTACGCCGACTCGATCGAGTGGATGGGTCGCCACTTGGCCCAGCGCGAGAACATCATCATCTCGCTCCACCCGCACAACGACCGCGGCACGGCCATCGCCGCCGCAGAGCTGGGTTATCTGGCCGGCGCCGACCGCATCGAGGGCTGCCTGTTCGGCAATGGTGAGCGCACGGGCAACGTCGACCTGGTCGCCCTCGGCATCAACCTGTTCACGCAGGGCATCGACCCCCAGATCGACTTCAGCAACATCGACGAGGTCAAACGCACCGCCGAGCACTGCAACCAACTGCCCGTTCCCGAGCGCAGCCCCTGGGCCGGCGACCTTGTCTTCACCGCATTCAGCGGGTCGCATCAGGACGCCATCAAGAAGGGCTTCGAAGCAATGGCCGCCGAGGCTGAGGCCGCAGGACGAAGCGTTGACGACCTCGTTTGGGCGGTTCCCTACCTGCCGATCGACCCGAAAGACCTCGGCCGCAGCTATGAGGCCGTGATCCGGGTCAATTCGCAGTCCGGCAAGGGCGGAGTCGCCTACCTGCTGAAAACCGATCACGCTCTCGACCTGCCGCGCAAGCTGCAGATCGAGTTCTCGGGCGTTGTGCAGGCCAAGACGGATGCCGAGGGTGGCGAGGTTTCGAGCGACCAAATCTGGGCAATCTTCAACGACGAGTACCTGCCGACCAAGCTGGCCGACGCCAACGCCAAGTGGGGTCGCTTCGAGCTCCTCTCGACGCGTACCGCAAGTGACCTCTCGGGGTCCGTCGAACTCACCGTTGATCTGCGTGACGGCGACGTCGTTGGTTCGGCCACCGGATCCGGCAATGGCCCGGTCGCGGCGTTCCTCGGCGTGATGGCCGAGCGCGGCCTCGACATCACCCTGTACGACTACGTCGAGCACGCCATGTCGGCCGGGGGCGATGCCACTGCTGCCGCCTACGTCGAACTCGATGTCAACGGCACGCGCTACTGGGGAGTCGGAATCGACGCCGACATCTCGACGGCTTCCCTGAAGGCCGTCGTTTCGGCGGTCAATCGCGGTGTACGCATCGACAGTGCTGACCGCGCGCTGGCACGCGTCTAGCGAGTCCTGAGCGGCGGCGCGGCCTGCGATTCAGCAGCCGTCGCCGTCGCCGTCGCCGTCGGTGTCGCACTCTCCGCGACATCCGTCTCGGCCAGTGCCGTCGTGCAGTCGTCGATCGCCGCAGTGAGCAAACGGTTCAGGCGTCCGTCGATGTCGGGGTCGCAGGCCTCGGCAATGCCCTGCACCGCCGTGCGCACAATGGAGTCAGCCGTGCGTGACGTGAACTTGGTGTGAGCGAATGAGCCGGCCTCGACGATGAAGTGACGCGCCCACTTTTCGGTGTCGGGCGCTTGCGCGAAGGCCTGGCGCGTCTGAGCTCGCATGCCACTCGAGAATCCGCCGCTATGCCGCATGAGCATGTGTTCGCAGGTGAGGATGCCGACCGCAAGGGCGCGCTGCCGTTCCAGATTCGCTACGGGAAGCGCGCTGGTTGCCGCCCGCAGGGCCACGATCAGGCTGATCCGTTGTTCGTCGGAGTCGTCGCCACGCAATCCGATCACCGACGGAATGAGAGCCGCCAGGTTCGAGCGGGCGGCGTCGGAGGTGCAGTCGTTTGTCATGCGCGCCAGTGAGGCAAGCTGCGGATGCGTGCAGGCGGGATGATCGCTCCACGTTTCTCCCGCCAGGTACGACGCGAACTCCATGAAGCACCCGCCGCTGCGCGGGGTTCGATGTTTGCCTCGCGAAAGCACCGGCATGAAGTCAGGTGAACTGATGGCGTGTGGCGACATGAGAAACCTCCCTGCCCGCTGAAAATGGTAATTCCAGTGTCTACCCGGCAGGCGGGAAAGGCTAGAGCCACACAGCGAGCGGCAGACTATCGACGACGCCAGCGCGGCCAGCTGCCGATCGCTCGTTGCTGTGGCAGGCTCCAGCCGTACTTGGCGGCAAGAATTCGGATCACTGTCGTCACGATCACACAGATGATTGCCGCCACCGTGATCTGCACGTTGAGGAGCACGAGAATGACCAGCAATCCGCTGCCCACTCCGGCGGCGACCGCATAGAGCGATCCGACGTGCATTACGGCGATCGGTACGTTCAGCATCACGTCGCGCAAGATTGAGCCGCCGACCGCCGAGACGACCCCGACGAAGAGGGCTGGAATTTCGGGCAGGCCGTTGGAGAGCGCCTTTGTGGTTCCGATTACGCCGAACAGCCCGATGGTCACCGCGTCGAGCGCAATGATCAGTGGGTTCAAGCGTGTGAAGAGGCGCTGCAGCAGCATCCCCAGCAGCGCGAAACCGGTCGCGACCGGCAGGTACCAATTGCTTTGGAGCGCGGCGGGAACGCCGCCGAGCAGGATGTCTCGTAGTAGACCGCCACCAAGGCCAACGACGATTCCGATCAGGGCGACTCCGAGTAGGTCGAAACGACGGTCGGTGAATCGTCCGGCGAACATGGCCCCCTGAATGGCGCCGATCGCCACGGCGGTCAGGTCGATCCACAGGGGAATGGTGAAGAGGCTCGAAGTCACTCACTATTGGTATCACGACGCGCGAGCCGATTCGCACAGCGACGCCACGCGGCATCCGATTGTCTGCGGCAGCGCAGCAAGGGGTGGGAGAATCAAGGGGTGCCTGTCTACCGTGATGAAGCCGTCGTGCTGCGAACCCAGAAGTTGGGCGAAGCAGACCGTATCGTCACGCTTCTCACCCGCCACAATGGCAAGGTGCGCGCCGTCGCCAAAGGGGTACGGCGCACCGGCTCGAAATTCGGGGCCCGTCTCGAGCCGTTCATGGTCGCCGACGTGCAACTGTATGAGGGGCGCAGCCTCGACGTGATCACGCAAGCTGAGTCGCTCGGCTCCTACGGCGCGCA from Leifsonia psychrotolerans encodes:
- the leuA gene encoding 2-isopropylmalate synthase, with the translated sequence MKNNQTASAMPIHKYRPYHEQFRVDLPDRTWPSKQITQAPRWCAVDLRDGNQALIDPMSPERKRIMFDLLVRMGYKEIEVGFPSASQTDFDFVRSLIEENAIPDDVTIQVLTQAREHLIRRTYESLVGAKQAIVHLYNSTSVLQRDVVFRQDKQGIIDIALSGARLCREMESLVPGTDIYYEYSPESYTGTELAFAVDICNQVVEVFEPTPERKVIINLPSTVEMSTPNIYADSIEWMGRHLAQRENIIISLHPHNDRGTAIAAAELGYLAGADRIEGCLFGNGERTGNVDLVALGINLFTQGIDPQIDFSNIDEVKRTAEHCNQLPVPERSPWAGDLVFTAFSGSHQDAIKKGFEAMAAEAEAAGRSVDDLVWAVPYLPIDPKDLGRSYEAVIRVNSQSGKGGVAYLLKTDHALDLPRKLQIEFSGVVQAKTDAEGGEVSSDQIWAIFNDEYLPTKLADANAKWGRFELLSTRTASDLSGSVELTVDLRDGDVVGSATGSGNGPVAAFLGVMAERGLDITLYDYVEHAMSAGGDATAAAYVELDVNGTRYWGVGIDADISTASLKAVVSAVNRGVRIDSADRALARV
- a CDS encoding TRIC cation channel family protein — its product is MTSSLFTIPLWIDLTAVAIGAIQGAMFAGRFTDRRFDLLGVALIGIVVGLGGGLLRDILLGGVPAALQSNWYLPVATGFALLGMLLQRLFTRLNPLIIALDAVTIGLFGVIGTTKALSNGLPEIPALFVGVVSAVGGSILRDVMLNVPIAVMHVGSLYAVAAGVGSGLLVILVLLNVQITVAAIICVIVTTVIRILAAKYGWSLPQQRAIGSWPRWRRR